From the Gammaproteobacteria bacterium genome, the window TTGCCTTGAATCCGTCTTATGCATTCGAATTTTTAACCACCCATGGATTATCATCTTTTCTAGTGCTGGGTTCGGTGTTATTAGCCTTCACGGGAGCAGAAGCTTTGTATGCGGATGTTGGCCATTTTGGCCGAAAAGCCATTCGCGTTGCATGGTTTATGGTGTTACCGGCCCTAGTATTAAATTATTTTGGCCAGGGTGCTTTGTTAATGAGTACACCAAGCGCCGTGGGCAACCCATTTTATTTATCTTGTCCTGCATGGGCATTATATCCAATGATTGGATTGGCTGCTTTAGCGACTATTATCGCCTCACAATCCGTAATTACCGGTGCTTACTCAGTGACTTGGCAGGCGATCCAATTACATTACCTTCCGCGTATGCAAGTTCATCATACGTCCAGAGAAACTATGGGGCAAATTTATATTCCTGCAGTGAATTGGATTTTGTTTTTAGCGGTTTTGGTAACAATAATGAGTTTTGGCACCTCATCGCGATTAGCAGCAGCGTATGGAATTTCAGTATCAGGTACCATGTTAACCTCAACTTTATTAGTCGCATTTGTTATTCGATACGATTGGAAATATTCCTTGTGGTGGACGCTTTGTATCGTCACTTTTTTCGGCTGTATTGATGCTCTTTTCTTTGCATCAACCTTTTTAAAAATATTCCATGGGGCTTGGTTTACATTATCGATGGCGCTGCTTTCTTTAATAGTCATGTTGACCTGGAATAGGGGGCGTGCCATTGTCATGTTGCGTAGAAGAGAGTATTGCTCAGAAAATTTATCGGATTTCTTGAAGTTGTTACTCAAATCTCCGCCCCATCGTATTCCGGGCACGGCGATTTTCTTTTGTCAATTTGCAGAAAATGTGCCTGGGGCCTTAACTCATAATTTGAAACATAACAAAGTATTGCATGAAAATGTGGTGTTTTTAAATTTATCTAAAGAAAGCGTGCCTTCGATTGCAGAGAAGGATAGATGGCAGATAAAAAAATTAGAAGAGCATTGTTATCAGATTATTATAAAATTTGGTTTTAACGAAGAGTTTGATGTTCCCAAAGTGTTGGCTGCATGCGCTAGCCAAGGCTATGATTTTTTAAACAATCAATTGTCTTATTTCTTGAGCGACGAGCGTTTAGTGATTAATCGCCAATTGAAAAATATGATGCTGTGGCGGAAACATTTATTTGCTATTTTAGTAGCAGCGCAAAGAAATGCTGCAGAACATTATCATTTGCCTAGCAATCAAGTGATACGCCTTGCGTCGCATGTTGAGATTTAAACTACCACGCCGACAGTACTTAAGATTGGTTTAATACTCGCCGCCTATAATGATCAAGATTAAACCACGT encodes:
- a CDS encoding potassium transporter Kup, whose translation is MTASSTQSSSKTSTLALLAFGVVFGDIGTSPLYAFRETFNPHYGIPLTTNAILGGCSSIFWALMLVVTLKYIMVILRATNKGEGGIMAMLALASSVLSTQSRKRNFVIALGLIGAALFYGEAVITPAMSVLSAIEGLEVGSTKLKSYTVLISVFIIIGLFSFQRFGTLFIARYFGPVCVTWFIAIAAIGVVNIVRFPKILFALNPSYAFEFLTTHGLSSFLVLGSVLLAFTGAEALYADVGHFGRKAIRVAWFMVLPALVLNYFGQGALLMSTPSAVGNPFYLSCPAWALYPMIGLAALATIIASQSVITGAYSVTWQAIQLHYLPRMQVHHTSRETMGQIYIPAVNWILFLAVLVTIMSFGTSSRLAAAYGISVSGTMLTSTLLVAFVIRYDWKYSLWWTLCIVTFFGCIDALFFASTFLKIFHGAWFTLSMALLSLIVMLTWNRGRAIVMLRRREYCSENLSDFLKLLLKSPPHRIPGTAIFFCQFAENVPGALTHNLKHNKVLHENVVFLNLSKESVPSIAEKDRWQIKKLEEHCYQIIIKFGFNEEFDVPKVLAACASQGYDFLNNQLSYFLSDERLVINRQLKNMMLWRKHLFAILVAAQRNAAEHYHLPSNQVIRLASHVEI